In Enterobacter cloacae, the following are encoded in one genomic region:
- the yfjJ gene encoding hypothetical protein: MTYNSEFGSHVSLYRDRIKQVIDNSLNEHPNTMIIRVDLHDPLDTESLDNPFFQPKIDSGAISRFTSALKAKLGHDKHIKTQRKEWPDTRHSTLRYAWVREYTKNGKRHYHLILCFNQDAYYHLGDYDLNRNTLRTMITTAWYSALSIPIDDSGKLVNYPSNGKYLLNRKRNNFEQTYNDLMNRVNYMTKVRTKIFGDGDRNFGCSRG; this comes from the coding sequence ATGACATACAACAGTGAGTTCGGATCACATGTATCTCTATATCGGGATAGAATCAAACAGGTTATTGATAATTCACTCAATGAACATCCTAATACAATGATTATACGTGTTGATTTACATGATCCACTAGATACAGAGAGTCTGGACAACCCATTCTTTCAACCAAAAATAGACTCTGGCGCTATATCTCGTTTCACCAGTGCGTTAAAAGCAAAGCTTGGGCACGATAAACATATCAAAACTCAACGGAAAGAATGGCCCGATACCCGACATTCCACCTTACGTTACGCATGGGTCAGAGAATATACTAAAAATGGAAAGCGGCATTACCATTTAATATTATGCTTCAATCAGGATGCTTATTATCATCTGGGAGATTACGACTTGAATCGTAACACGTTACGCACAATGATAACAACAGCCTGGTACAGTGCACTTAGTATCCCGATAGATGACTCTGGGAAGCTAGTTAATTACCCATCAAATGGAAAGTATCTCCTAAATCGTAAAAGGAACAATTTCGAGCAAACTTACAACGATTTGATGAATAGGGTGAATTACATGACCAAAGTAAGAACTAAAATATTCGGTGATGGAGATCGTAACTTCGGCTGTAGCCGGGGGTGA
- the yfjI gene encoding hypothetical protein, with product MFNARPFPIDSFPQIIRNAVYEVEQHTQAPQALIAASVLGVISLACQNRIDVCRLNNLRSPVSLFLLTLAESGERKSTVDKLLMKPLYQLEEEWFEKYTHDLVVWRNEETVFNIEKKALMSKLKSDIRKNKDHSATNERLKEFLELQRKAPVRFKQIFNDATPAAIKDYLCGYWRSIGIMSDEAGTIFNGYTLNELPFINKMWDGATFSVERKSEPEKLIKNARLTLGLMVQPEVFKGYLQRKGDAAKGIGFFARCLICQPDSKQGSRIISSPVISSEHLPVFHQRLMEIVKENISRYNQNNRLCLRFSVEAESRWIEFYNKVESDMGLLGTLTDFKDYASKVAENTARVAALLHFFNGNDGDIPLSAVEDAVKITTWYVNEYIHIFSKPQEFTLAISEADELYWWIKNHCNRLVVPYITKNTILQYGPNKFRNRSKANELLSTLFSQNKILVGKKGKTTLIAIAGLNASTSF from the coding sequence ATGTTTAACGCTCGTCCTTTTCCTATTGATTCGTTTCCTCAGATTATCAGAAATGCGGTTTATGAAGTGGAACAGCACACGCAGGCTCCTCAGGCTTTGATTGCCGCATCGGTACTGGGGGTTATTTCGCTTGCATGCCAGAACCGTATTGATGTGTGCCGACTGAATAATCTGCGCAGTCCGGTATCGCTTTTCTTACTGACGCTGGCGGAATCTGGTGAACGCAAAAGTACTGTGGACAAACTACTGATGAAGCCATTATATCAACTGGAAGAAGAATGGTTTGAAAAATATACTCATGACTTGGTTGTCTGGAGGAATGAAGAAACGGTTTTTAACATTGAAAAGAAAGCCTTGATGTCAAAACTGAAGTCAGATATTCGCAAAAATAAAGATCACTCGGCAACGAATGAACGTCTGAAAGAGTTTCTGGAGTTGCAACGTAAAGCACCTGTGAGATTCAAGCAGATATTTAACGACGCCACACCTGCGGCTATTAAGGATTACCTCTGTGGTTACTGGCGCTCTATCGGTATTATGTCTGATGAAGCTGGTACTATTTTTAATGGTTATACGCTGAACGAACTCCCCTTTATCAACAAAATGTGGGATGGTGCAACATTTTCCGTGGAAAGGAAAAGCGAACCGGAAAAATTAATCAAAAATGCCAGACTAACATTAGGATTGATGGTTCAGCCTGAGGTGTTTAAAGGTTATCTGCAACGTAAAGGTGATGCAGCTAAAGGTATCGGATTCTTCGCCCGGTGCTTGATATGTCAGCCTGATTCAAAACAAGGTTCCAGAATTATCTCCAGTCCCGTTATTTCAAGCGAACATTTGCCGGTATTCCATCAACGACTGATGGAGATAGTTAAAGAAAATATTTCAAGATATAATCAAAATAATCGTCTTTGTCTGCGTTTCTCTGTAGAAGCGGAAAGTCGCTGGATAGAATTTTATAACAAGGTGGAGTCAGATATGGGCTTACTTGGCACCTTAACAGACTTTAAAGACTATGCATCTAAGGTCGCAGAAAATACGGCAAGAGTAGCCGCTCTTCTGCATTTTTTTAATGGCAATGATGGCGATATACCTCTTTCTGCAGTCGAAGATGCTGTGAAGATAACTACCTGGTATGTGAATGAGTACATCCACATATTTTCTAAACCTCAAGAATTCACGCTGGCAATCTCGGAGGCTGATGAGCTTTATTGGTGGATAAAAAACCATTGTAATCGCCTTGTTGTACCTTATATTACTAAAAATACCATCCTCCAATATGGCCCTAACAAATTCAGGAATCGTAGTAAAGCAAATGAATTACTCAGTACATTATTCTCTCAAAATAAAATCCTTGTGGGAAAAAAGGGGAAAACCACATTAATAGCTATCGCTGGTTTGAACGCCTCAACTTCATTCTGA
- a CDS encoding integrase, translating into MAANLTETAIRGLKTKSTAYYVWSNSAQRGTGRLGVKVQPSGSKVFYFRYYVEKGKKEKFIQLGIWPEMKLVTANELAKKYGAWLVEGKEPQQELEQQRLAEQHIMQIHRSQGSFEELVHGYVNKMKLDNKRTWADVLKRLEKECYSVIPRETKAKDVTPLQIKTILSGIIQRDAVVHANRIRSYLMAAFNYGLKADNDPMNTSVGITFGLEVNPVSAIPKQSSAEKVGDTWLTLEELRVVMEQFVEATNVGPLMQHLIRFCVYAGGQRPFEMIASQWSAIDWQQKTLLVIADVSKNKREHLIPLTESALQELASVKELTKESNSPFIFPLSTNGERPVRTDSLARSIMYFRAFNPEFKVFTARDLRRTCKTLMGEAGISKEIRDRIQNHALNDVSSKHYDRYDYLTEKRRALEIWEDRVNNYQRQQENNVVNLFGRR; encoded by the coding sequence ATGGCCGCTAATCTTACCGAGACTGCTATACGTGGATTGAAGACTAAAAGCACGGCGTACTACGTGTGGAGCAACAGTGCTCAACGTGGTACTGGCAGGCTTGGCGTCAAGGTTCAGCCTTCAGGCAGCAAAGTTTTTTATTTCCGTTATTACGTTGAGAAAGGGAAGAAAGAGAAGTTCATCCAGTTGGGCATCTGGCCTGAGATGAAACTGGTGACGGCCAATGAGCTGGCGAAAAAGTATGGTGCCTGGCTTGTTGAAGGAAAAGAGCCCCAGCAAGAGCTTGAGCAACAGCGCCTGGCCGAACAGCACATCATGCAGATCCATCGTTCTCAAGGATCGTTTGAAGAACTGGTGCATGGTTACGTTAATAAGATGAAGCTCGACAATAAGCGGACCTGGGCCGATGTACTGAAGCGTCTTGAAAAAGAGTGCTATTCAGTCATTCCTCGCGAGACCAAAGCGAAAGATGTCACGCCCTTACAGATCAAAACGATCTTGTCAGGCATTATCCAGCGTGATGCGGTGGTCCATGCAAACCGAATTCGTTCCTATCTGATGGCGGCATTCAACTATGGGCTTAAAGCCGATAACGATCCGATGAATACCAGCGTGGGTATCACGTTTGGTCTTGAAGTTAACCCGGTCTCGGCCATACCGAAACAGTCTTCGGCGGAAAAAGTGGGTGATACATGGTTAACGCTGGAAGAGTTGCGTGTTGTCATGGAACAGTTCGTCGAGGCCACCAACGTTGGGCCGCTGATGCAGCATCTGATTCGCTTCTGTGTTTATGCTGGTGGACAGCGTCCGTTTGAAATGATTGCCAGCCAGTGGAGTGCTATTGATTGGCAACAAAAGACGTTGCTGGTCATAGCCGATGTATCGAAAAACAAGCGTGAGCATCTGATCCCGCTGACTGAATCGGCACTACAGGAATTAGCCTCAGTTAAAGAGCTGACTAAGGAAAGTAACAGTCCCTTTATTTTTCCGTTATCAACGAACGGTGAGCGCCCAGTGCGCACGGATAGTCTGGCGCGTTCCATCATGTATTTTCGGGCCTTTAATCCTGAGTTTAAAGTTTTCACGGCGCGAGATTTACGTCGTACCTGTAAAACGCTGATGGGGGAGGCGGGGATCAGCAAAGAGATCCGCGACCGTATTCAGAATCACGCTTTGAACGATGTCAGCTCGAAACACTATGACCGTTATGATTACTTGACTGAAAAACGCAGGGCGCTTGAGATTTGGGAGGATCGGGTCAACAACTATCAACGGCAGCAGGAAAACAACGTTGTGAACTTGTTTGGACGGAGGTAA
- a CDS encoding DNA repair ATPase, with product MSTPIKRLEIIKNAIELEDDDIIQSQLTRLKNEAFDDELQAIVVALEQKNYTAAIAAITAWLQSQRAITQWRDPQVAASKLELKALEERLRDLIDRRNARVQQLDEFNDLYFSRLGPLMQQILALRKQLAELNLRRQQAEARRREEDYRRCQLYMAQAVEVLATLTQRWRDLPADSVQAAEARKHLQQQSNLIANLLAEALELESGLTREEEPARQARDDANEEYEKYREQHHDAEIRLRKGKNLSEDDQNELKRLWRQASKLCHPDLVADDLKEEANTMMVQLNQAKQRGDVKAIRSLVARLQQGFEPLMASDRLNDLERIRKKMAQVREQIDILVNELAELEKEESWLLVSSLSNMEAYFAQQEKALYDVRASLEHQVNEAQLDSAA from the coding sequence ATGAGCACACCGATCAAACGGCTAGAAATCATTAAAAATGCCATTGAACTGGAAGATGACGACATCATCCAGAGCCAGCTGACACGGCTGAAAAATGAAGCGTTTGACGATGAGCTACAGGCAATCGTCGTGGCGCTTGAGCAGAAAAACTATACCGCCGCCATTGCGGCCATCACCGCCTGGCTACAGAGCCAGCGCGCCATTACACAATGGCGTGACCCACAGGTGGCGGCCAGCAAACTGGAGCTTAAAGCACTGGAAGAGCGTCTGCGCGATCTGATTGACCGCCGCAATGCGCGGGTACAACAGCTTGATGAGTTCAACGATCTCTATTTCTCCCGCCTCGGGCCGCTGATGCAGCAGATCCTCGCCCTGCGTAAGCAGCTTGCCGAGCTAAACCTGCGTCGTCAGCAGGCAGAGGCACGTCGCCGGGAAGAGGATTACCGTCGCTGCCAGCTCTATATGGCGCAGGCGGTGGAAGTACTGGCAACGCTCACCCAACGCTGGCGCGACCTGCCTGCCGACTCCGTGCAAGCCGCTGAGGCACGCAAGCACCTGCAACAACAAAGCAATCTGATCGCCAACCTGCTGGCCGAAGCGCTGGAGCTGGAAAGCGGGCTCACGCGCGAAGAAGAGCCGGCACGCCAGGCGCGTGACGATGCCAACGAAGAGTACGAGAAATACCGCGAGCAGCACCACGACGCCGAAATTCGTCTGCGTAAAGGAAAGAACCTTTCGGAAGACGATCAGAACGAGCTGAAACGCCTCTGGCGTCAGGCGAGCAAACTGTGCCACCCGGACCTGGTTGCGGACGATCTGAAAGAAGAAGCCAACACGATGATGGTGCAGCTCAACCAGGCGAAACAGCGCGGAGATGTGAAAGCTATCCGCTCACTGGTGGCACGTCTGCAGCAGGGCTTTGAGCCACTGATGGCGAGCGACAGGCTGAACGATCTGGAGCGTATCCGCAAAAAAATGGCGCAGGTTCGCGAGCAAATCGACATCCTGGTGAATGAGCTGGCAGAACTTGAGAAAGAGGAATCCTGGCTGCTGGTTTCATCGCTGAGCAATATGGAAGCCTATTTTGCTCAGCAGGAGAAAGCGCTGTACGACGTCCGCGCCTCGCTCGAACACCAGGTGAACGAAGCGCAGCTGGATTCAGCAGCCTGA
- a CDS encoding siderophore-interacting protein gives MISTRYPQRVRNDLRFRELNVLRVERVSPGFQRIVLGGEALEGFSSRGFDDHVKVFFPAPGTTFVPPVVTDDGIDWGDGVRPQTRDYTPLYDEVNQELVLDFFVHDGGIASHWAVEANVGDRLTIGGPRGSLVVPEDYAWQLYVCDESGMPALRRRLESMAKQTVRPEIHAVVTVGDGSYKDYLAHLSDVNITWIVGHSEQAVSDHLATLTVPGEDYFIWLTGEGKVVKNLSRRFESDAIDLQLVRASAYWHAK, from the coding sequence ATGATATCAACCCGCTACCCACAACGTGTTCGTAATGACCTGCGCTTTCGCGAGCTGAATGTGCTCCGCGTTGAGCGCGTAAGTCCTGGTTTCCAGCGTATTGTTTTAGGTGGAGAAGCGCTGGAAGGCTTTAGCTCTCGCGGTTTTGACGACCACGTCAAAGTCTTTTTCCCGGCCCCAGGCACAACCTTTGTTCCACCCGTTGTCACCGATGACGGTATTGACTGGGGTGACGGCGTACGTCCGCAGACGCGCGACTATACGCCGCTGTACGACGAGGTGAATCAGGAGCTGGTGCTGGATTTCTTCGTTCATGATGGTGGGATCGCCAGCCACTGGGCCGTAGAGGCAAACGTGGGTGACAGGCTGACTATCGGGGGGCCGCGCGGTTCGCTGGTGGTACCGGAAGATTACGCCTGGCAGCTGTATGTGTGCGACGAGTCCGGCATGCCCGCGCTACGCCGCCGTTTAGAAAGCATGGCAAAACAGACTGTGCGCCCGGAAATTCATGCGGTGGTGACTGTCGGCGACGGATCTTACAAGGACTATCTGGCGCATCTGAGCGACGTTAATATCACCTGGATTGTCGGCCACAGCGAGCAGGCGGTGTCTGACCATCTGGCGACGCTGACTGTGCCCGGGGAAGATTACTTTATCTGGCTTACCGGAGAAGGGAAGGTTGTGAAAAACCTGAGTCGTCGGTTTGAGAGCGATGCTATCGACCTGCAATTAGTGCGTGCCAGCGCATACTGGCACGCCAAATAA
- a CDS encoding PadR family transcriptional regulator — MRHEHEGGGRRQRFFGHGELRLVILDILTRNASHGYELIKEIENMTQGNYTPSPGVIYPTLDFLQDQTFITITEEENGRKKIAITVAGQRWLDENHEQLEHIQVRIKARCVGFQLRKNPQMKRALDNFKAVLDLKVNQGELSDAQLKQIIGVIDRAALEISQLD, encoded by the coding sequence ATGCGACACGAACACGAAGGTGGCGGACGCCGACAGCGCTTTTTTGGCCACGGCGAACTGCGTCTGGTGATTCTGGATATCCTGACCCGTAATGCGAGCCACGGTTACGAGTTAATCAAAGAGATTGAGAACATGACTCAGGGGAATTACACCCCGAGTCCTGGCGTGATCTACCCGACCCTGGATTTCTTGCAGGATCAGACATTTATCACCATTACGGAAGAAGAAAACGGCCGCAAGAAAATTGCGATTACCGTCGCCGGGCAGCGCTGGCTGGATGAAAACCACGAACAGCTGGAACACATTCAGGTGCGTATCAAAGCACGCTGCGTCGGCTTTCAGTTGCGTAAAAACCCGCAGATGAAGCGGGCACTGGATAACTTCAAAGCGGTGCTGGACCTGAAGGTCAATCAGGGAGAGCTCAGCGACGCGCAGCTTAAGCAGATCATCGGCGTGATCGACCGTGCGGCGCTGGAGATCTCCCAGCTGGATTAA
- a CDS encoding methyl-accepting chemotaxis protein, with protein MFLSNVKIGTKLFLAFGFFIVLMVVSASLSLFSLHRANTGMQSIITSDYPTTVKANQLIDNFQEFIGTQQLMLLDEQGAYTAQSQQRLKEISEHITVILGELNNALHDEKSQQVLADIRGVRQQYLDSRYRILQAVQNNDRAGAIREMMTNTLNLQQAYKAKVQALIEIQNNEMQSAGTQVDGDFRTSRLLLILITLFSVVAGSLIGWFIVRAITRPLDQAVNFAQAIADGDLTGSMTSHGKDETGLLLHALMEMKTRLLEIVQQVQTGSENISSAAAQIVAGNQDLAARTEEQASSVEQTAASMEQITATVKNTASHTGEATHLSADAATVVKNNGEMMKQVTSKMRLINETSNRMSDIIDLIDAIAFQTNILALNAAVEAARAGEHGRGFAVVAGEVRQLAQKSASSASEIRQLIENSTSQTQDGMNLVEKASGLINGMVGNVEEMDVILREIRQASHEQTEGISQINSAIGLIDATTQQNSALVEESVAAAASLNEQALHLKELVRVFRVSERALA; from the coding sequence ATGTTCTTATCTAACGTAAAAATCGGCACGAAATTATTTCTGGCGTTTGGGTTCTTTATTGTCCTGATGGTGGTGAGTGCAAGTTTATCCCTGTTCAGTTTGCACAGGGCAAACACCGGGATGCAATCCATCATTACCAGCGATTATCCGACTACGGTAAAAGCGAACCAGTTAATTGACAACTTCCAGGAATTTATTGGCACTCAGCAGCTCATGTTACTGGACGAGCAGGGTGCGTACACCGCGCAGTCACAGCAGCGTCTGAAAGAGATCAGCGAGCACATTACGGTCATCCTGGGCGAACTGAACAACGCACTGCACGATGAAAAATCACAGCAGGTTCTGGCGGATATTCGTGGGGTGCGTCAGCAGTATCTTGATTCGCGCTACCGCATTTTGCAGGCGGTGCAGAACAACGATCGTGCAGGGGCCATCAGAGAGATGATGACCAATACCCTCAACCTGCAACAGGCCTATAAAGCGAAAGTGCAGGCGCTGATTGAGATTCAAAACAACGAGATGCAAAGCGCAGGTACGCAGGTGGACGGTGATTTCAGAACCAGCCGCCTGTTGCTGATCCTTATCACCCTCTTCAGCGTGGTGGCTGGCAGCCTGATTGGCTGGTTTATTGTGCGCGCGATTACCCGTCCGCTGGACCAGGCCGTGAATTTTGCACAGGCCATTGCCGATGGCGATCTGACCGGCAGCATGACGTCGCACGGTAAAGATGAAACGGGCCTTCTGCTGCATGCGCTGATGGAGATGAAAACTCGCCTTCTGGAGATTGTGCAACAGGTGCAAACCGGCTCGGAGAACATCTCAAGTGCCGCCGCACAGATTGTTGCGGGTAACCAGGATCTGGCTGCGCGCACGGAAGAGCAGGCAAGTTCTGTGGAACAGACCGCCGCTTCAATGGAACAGATCACCGCGACGGTGAAAAACACGGCATCCCATACCGGGGAAGCGACGCATCTCTCGGCAGATGCCGCCACTGTGGTGAAGAACAACGGTGAGATGATGAAGCAGGTGACCAGCAAAATGCGCCTGATTAATGAGACATCGAACCGAATGTCCGACATTATCGACCTGATCGATGCCATCGCCTTCCAGACCAACATTCTGGCGCTTAACGCGGCGGTAGAAGCAGCGCGTGCAGGTGAGCACGGCCGTGGTTTTGCGGTCGTGGCGGGTGAAGTTCGCCAGCTGGCGCAGAAGAGCGCCTCATCTGCCAGTGAAATCCGCCAGCTGATTGAGAACTCGACCAGCCAGACGCAGGACGGGATGAACCTGGTGGAGAAAGCCAGTGGCCTGATTAACGGAATGGTCGGTAACGTGGAAGAGATGGACGTTATCCTGCGTGAGATCCGCCAGGCGAGCCATGAGCAGACGGAAGGTATCTCGCAGATTAACAGCGCAATTGGCCTGATTGATGCTACCACTCAGCAGAACTCCGCCCTGGTGGAGGAGTCTGTTGCAGCGGCGGCATCACTGAACGAGCAGGCTCTGCACCTGAAAGAGCTGGTACGTGTCTTCCGCGTGAGCGAACGCGCGCTGGCTTAA
- a CDS encoding aerotaxis receptor, whose amino-acid sequence MSSPSYVTQNEYPLDDDTTLMSTTDIHSYITHANDTFVQVSGYSLKELLGQPHNLVRHPDMPKAAFADMWYTLQKGEPWSGIVKNCRKNGDHYWVRANAVPMVRHGQVTGYMSIRTKATADEIATVEPLYKALNEGRCKKRIHKGLVIRKGWLGKLPAMPLRWRVRSVMAVLFAALAATLVADAAGWAPLAACAVVMLLGTLLFEQQIVRPIENVARQALKVATGERNSVQHLNRSDELGLTLRAVGQLGLMCRWLINDVSSQVVSVRDGSDRLAQGNEDLNDRTRQTVANVQQTVATMNQMAASVQSNSETAAEVDKLSMAASSAATKGGNAMQTVVKTMDDIADSTQRIGSITSLINDIAFQTNILALNAAVEAARAGEQGKGFAVVAGEVRHLASRSASAANDIRKLIDASANKVQSGSDQVYAAGRTMDDIVEQVKNVTQLIAQISHATSEQATGLSELTRAVAELDSITQKNADLVEESAQISAMVKHRAGRLEDAVTVLY is encoded by the coding sequence ATGTCCTCTCCTTCTTATGTCACCCAGAATGAATATCCTCTGGATGATGACACCACCTTAATGTCCACCACCGACATCCACAGCTACATTACCCATGCCAACGACACCTTTGTGCAGGTGAGTGGCTATTCACTCAAGGAACTGCTCGGGCAGCCGCATAATCTGGTGCGTCATCCCGATATGCCAAAAGCGGCCTTTGCCGATATGTGGTACACGCTACAGAAGGGCGAACCCTGGAGTGGGATTGTCAAAAACTGCCGTAAAAATGGCGATCACTACTGGGTGCGTGCGAACGCTGTGCCGATGGTACGCCACGGGCAGGTAACGGGTTATATGTCGATTCGCACGAAAGCGACGGCAGACGAGATTGCAACCGTAGAGCCGCTGTATAAAGCGCTGAATGAGGGGCGCTGTAAAAAACGCATTCATAAAGGGCTGGTGATCCGTAAAGGCTGGCTCGGTAAGTTACCGGCGATGCCGCTGCGCTGGCGGGTACGCAGCGTGATGGCGGTGCTCTTTGCGGCGCTCGCTGCCACGCTGGTGGCAGATGCTGCAGGCTGGGCACCGCTCGCGGCTTGTGCCGTGGTGATGTTGCTGGGCACTTTGCTGTTCGAACAGCAAATTGTCCGCCCGATAGAAAACGTGGCGCGTCAGGCGCTGAAGGTGGCGACGGGAGAGCGTAACAGCGTGCAGCACCTGAACCGCAGCGATGAGCTGGGGCTCACCCTGCGTGCGGTCGGGCAGTTAGGGCTGATGTGCCGCTGGTTAATCAATGATGTGTCAAGCCAGGTGGTGAGCGTGCGCGATGGCAGCGACAGGCTGGCGCAGGGCAACGAAGATCTTAACGACCGCACGCGTCAGACCGTCGCTAACGTGCAGCAGACCGTTGCGACGATGAACCAGATGGCCGCCTCGGTACAAAGTAACTCTGAAACTGCCGCCGAAGTAGACAAGCTCTCAATGGCCGCCAGCAGCGCGGCGACAAAGGGCGGGAATGCGATGCAAACCGTGGTGAAAACGATGGATGATATCGCCGACAGCACGCAGCGGATTGGTTCGATTACTTCGCTGATCAACGACATTGCTTTCCAGACCAACATTCTGGCGCTGAATGCAGCGGTTGAGGCGGCAAGGGCTGGTGAGCAGGGTAAAGGCTTTGCGGTGGTGGCAGGTGAAGTTCGCCATCTTGCCAGCCGTAGCGCCAGTGCGGCCAACGATATTCGTAAGCTGATTGATGCCAGCGCCAACAAGGTCCAGTCTGGCTCCGATCAGGTGTACGCGGCAGGCCGTACAATGGACGATATCGTTGAGCAGGTGAAAAACGTCACGCAGCTTATCGCGCAGATTAGTCACGCGACGTCCGAGCAGGCAACCGGGTTGTCGGAATTAACCCGTGCAGTGGCCGAGCTGGACAGTATCACGCAGAAAAATGCTGACCTGGTGGAGGAAAGCGCGCAGATCTCCGCGATGGTGAAGCACCGTGCCGGGCGTCTTGAGGATGCGGTAACCGTACTTTATTGA
- the patA gene encoding putrescine aminotransferase: MNRLPSSASALACTAHALNLIEKRTLDHEEMKQLNREVIDYFKEHVNPGFLEYRKSVTAGGDYGAVEWQAGSLNTLVDTQGQEFIDCLGGFGIFNVGHRNPVVVSAVQNQLAKQPLHSQELLDPLRAMLAKTLAALTPGKLKYSFFSNSGTESVEAAIKLAKAYQSPRGKFTFIATSGAFHGKSLGALSATAKSAFRKPFMPLLPGFRHVPFGDISALRTMLSECRKTGDDVAAVLLEPIQGEGGVILPPHGYLPAVRQLCDEFGVLLILDEVQTGMGRTGKMFACEHENVQPDILCLAKALGGGVMPIGATIATEEVFSVLFDNPFLHTTTFGGNPLACAAALATINVLLEQNLPAQAEQKGDMLLDGFRQLGREYPDLVQDARGRGMLMAIEFVDNEIGYSFASEMFRQRVLVAGTLNNSKTIRIEPPLTLTIEQCEQVLKAARKALAALRVSVEEA; this comes from the coding sequence TTGAACAGGTTACCTTCCAGCGCCTCGGCTCTTGCCTGTACCGCGCACGCACTGAATCTCATTGAGAAGCGAACGCTTGATCATGAGGAGATGAAACAACTTAACCGAGAGGTCATCGATTACTTTAAAGAGCATGTCAATCCAGGGTTTTTGGAATATCGCAAATCTGTTACCGCCGGCGGGGATTACGGAGCCGTAGAGTGGCAAGCGGGGAGTCTGAATACGCTTGTCGACACCCAGGGACAGGAATTTATCGATTGCCTGGGTGGTTTTGGTATCTTCAACGTGGGGCACCGTAATCCAGTTGTGGTTTCCGCCGTACAGAATCAACTTGCGAAACAACCTCTTCATAGCCAGGAACTGCTCGACCCGCTTCGCGCCATGCTCGCGAAAACGCTGGCGGCGTTAACGCCCGGCAAACTGAAATACAGCTTCTTTAGCAACAGCGGCACGGAATCGGTCGAAGCGGCGATTAAACTCGCCAAAGCGTACCAGTCGCCGCGCGGGAAATTCACCTTTATCGCCACCAGCGGCGCGTTCCACGGTAAATCGTTGGGCGCACTGTCGGCTACCGCCAAATCCGCTTTCCGCAAACCGTTTATGCCGCTGCTGCCGGGCTTCCGCCACGTGCCGTTTGGCGACATCAGCGCCCTGCGTACCATGCTGAGCGAATGCCGTAAGACCGGCGACGACGTAGCGGCGGTGCTGCTGGAGCCAATTCAGGGTGAAGGTGGCGTGATCCTGCCGCCACATGGCTATCTCCCTGCCGTGCGTCAGCTGTGCGATGAGTTTGGCGTACTGCTGATCCTGGATGAAGTACAGACCGGGATGGGACGCACCGGCAAGATGTTTGCCTGCGAGCATGAGAACGTCCAGCCAGACATTCTGTGCCTGGCGAAAGCGCTCGGCGGCGGCGTGATGCCGATTGGCGCAACGATCGCCACCGAAGAGGTGTTCTCGGTGCTGTTTGACAACCCGTTCCTGCACACCACCACCTTCGGCGGTAACCCGCTGGCCTGTGCGGCTGCGCTGGCGACCATCAACGTGCTGCTGGAGCAAAACCTGCCTGCGCAGGCGGAGCAGAAAGGCGACATGCTGCTGGATGGCTTCCGCCAGTTGGGCCGTGAATACCCGGATCTGGTCCAGGACGCACGCGGCAGAGGGATGTTGATGGCGATTGAGTTTGTCGATAACGAAATCGGCTACAGCTTTGCGAGCGAGATGTTCCGCCAGCGGGTGCTGGTCGCCGGTACGCTCAACAACTCAAAAACCATTCGTATTGAGCCACCGCTGACGCTGACGATTGAGCAGTGTGAGCAGGTGCTGAAAGCGGCGCGTAAAGCGCTGGCAGCACTGAGGGTGAGCGTGGAAGAAGCGTAA